In Sphingopyxis sp. 113P3, one DNA window encodes the following:
- a CDS encoding Tll0287-like domain-containing protein, with protein MRRVVLPLLSGLALSACAPHELGDDRARMAEEAQARSEILADRFQKELLSALTAAMAAEGPQGAIGVCSSIAPALAAQLLEESGASVRRTALKTRNPAAKADATEQRVMASWTAAPIDDEGRPKRWTAREGGEYRYMRAIPTMPMCLACHGENIAPEVTAAIRAHYPEDQATGFAPGQLRGAFSIRWEDAALARAIRNGGGGQ; from the coding sequence ATGCGCCGCGTGGTCCTTCCGTTGCTCTCTGGTCTGGCGTTATCGGCCTGTGCGCCGCACGAGCTGGGTGACGATCGGGCAAGGATGGCCGAGGAAGCGCAAGCACGATCCGAGATCCTGGCCGATCGTTTCCAGAAGGAATTGCTGAGCGCGCTTACGGCCGCGATGGCGGCCGAGGGGCCGCAAGGTGCTATCGGCGTCTGTTCGAGCATCGCCCCGGCACTTGCGGCGCAGCTCTTGGAGGAAAGTGGAGCGAGTGTGCGACGCACCGCGCTCAAGACCCGCAACCCCGCCGCCAAGGCCGATGCGACGGAGCAGCGCGTCATGGCGAGCTGGACCGCCGCGCCGATCGACGATGAAGGTCGACCCAAGCGCTGGACGGCACGGGAGGGCGGCGAATATCGTTATATGCGCGCCATACCCACCATGCCGATGTGCCTTGCCTGTCATGGCGAAAACATCGCGCCCGAAGTGACGGCGGCGATCCGCGCGCATTATCCCGAAGATCAGGCGACGGGCTTTGCACCGGGCCAGCTTCGCGGAGCCTTTTCGATTCGGTGGGAGGATGCCGCCCTGGCGCGCGCGATCAGGAACGGGGGTGGAGGCCAATGA